The Leptodactylus fuscus isolate aLepFus1 chromosome 5, aLepFus1.hap2, whole genome shotgun sequence genome segment GTGGCGGAAGTCCCAGGTacacgtgactactgaggccaatcagcggacaCATTGAAGGCCATGAGTTATCATTACCTATGACATCAGTGGCCACGGACATTTTCCTAAGGCCACTGATTGGGCTGAGAAGTCCCGTGAacgttgaggccaatcagcagcttcagtggaacTCAGGAAGAGATCTGTGAGAAGATGCCGGAGCACATGGACTGTCCTGGGAGGACGCTGTGGCACCGGGaacagatgtgattttttttttttttttttttttttcctctttcctcctctcccgacatatttaaaaaaaaaaaaaaaaattacctgtacaacctctttaaggaacCAGGAGCCAGTAATAAGGATTTCTGTCAATCCTAAAGTTTAGAACTCGGCATCATATCCATTTTTATCTAAGCACATTACATAGTAGAAGAATCCAGGCTTCATGTTCTGTACTGTACGTTCTTTTGTATTCCAGGTGGACTTCTTTGAGCTGTTATATTACTACGATGAGTATCTGGGTCATTCCATGTGGTAAGAAATGACTTGATGTTTGTGTCACTAAAGATACTGCAGCTCATTCCCTAATACGTTCTACATAAAGGTCATGCTTTTCAATGCAGTTATAGAGTAATTGTATTACTATGGTTGCCCTATTGCTGTCACAGAATCCAGATTTAGTAATGCTGAGTAATTGCTATCAAATTCAAGTTCTtgtaagtgtgtgtatataatatgtgtgagtggttttttttttttttttttttttggggggggggtgttttgtttttttcccacaaacTCATTTAGCTTCTGTTCACATCTAGGTCAGAGGATCAGTCAAAGATCTGGTCAAAAATCCAGATACACCATTTTGTGTTGTTTTGACTAGTAGCATGTCCTGAGGCATGACGGAAACCCAACAAACCCTATTACATTCAGTATGGCCTGTCAGGTACCATTTGCATTTGGGATGTGCCAGATCCAGCActatactgtttttttttgtttttttttaattgttcttCTCCTATTATGAAGAAGCACAACAGAAATCAATAGTGCATATATGAACAGACACTAAAGAGTTTGTACGGGGTCATTATGCGTCTGGGGTCTAAACTCAGATGTTTAGGCATTGTGTACTAAAAAAACTTGAAGTGAAGCAAGGTGTGCACAATGCACATGAATATGACACTGGAGATGAATCTCTGGCTTATCTCTAGTCTTATACAGGGTATTTTATTCTACATTGTCAACACTCCCAATTTTCACATTGACTGGTTTGGGAAGCTCGGCTGCAGAAGAACATACTGGTGGTTTAGTGGCCCCAAACTTGGTGATGGGTTTCCTTTAATTGAAGAAGGCCAAAGGagcagatggatggatggatagatagatagatagatagatagatagatagatagatagatagatagatagatagacagacttcCATGTCTCTGTGCCAGAATGATTATTTATATGATATTTCATTTGGATTATACTGTACAAGCATTTGTAGGGGGGTCAGTCTGTATTGTATAAAGGAGATTTATGGCATATGACATTGAAGCAGTACTGTACAATGACTTCTGTTAGAATCACAATGGGACTTTACATCTTCATTGTATAACCTGTATTAGTGTCACTCATTGTTGTTATTTTTTTAGGTACATTCCATTTTTTCTCATCCTGTTCATCTACTTCTCTGGCTGCTTTACAAATGTGAAGCGGGAAAGTGAGATGCCTTTATCCGCCTGGTCATTGCTGCTCCCGAGTAGCCTGTATTACTGGCAAGTATCTTTATACCTTTACTCTGAACTTCACGACAGTGGACGTAATGACCTACAGGTTACTATGACTCAAAAGTCTACAGAAAGTCAAGGCTCCTGGATTTCTGCACAGCCATATTCACTATCATTGCGTGCGACTGGTAACACTAACCCTAATCTGTTCACTTATATTAGCCCTGTTTTGTGGTATCTGACTATAGAGATGATGAGATTCTACTCTAAATAAAGTGAAGTTTGGTTAGCAGATCCAAAATACATAGTAATGGCGGGTCTCAGACCCAGATTCTGACCAGATATCACACAACGCCAACAGGTGCACATATTGTAGATGGACTAAGAAAATGGAGCAGTGTAATAAATCTGAACATGGTGAATTTATTATCTTGGTCTTACCCCTTTTTACAGGTACCTGGTGACTGAGGGGCAGATATTTATCATCTTCATATTCACGTTCTTTGCAATGTTGGCTCTCATCTTGCACCAGAAGCGTAAAGGACTGCGCCTGGACAGTAACGGCCTTTTCCTATTACTCTCATTTTCCGTCACTTTGTTTCTCATAGCAGTCTGGATTATATGGTTATGGAATGACAAAATCCTGCGCAAGAAATACCCTGGAGTAATCTATATTCCCGAGCCATGGGCATTCTATACACTGTACATCAACAGCTTGCACTGAGATCTGCGCTTCCCTTTGTAGTCACTTGTAGGCGTGGACCTTGCCATAGACTTCCATTATTTGAACCTATATTACCCGACTAGAGGGGATAAGAAGAAGAGAGCCTGTT includes the following:
- the CLN6 gene encoding ceroid-lipofuscinosis neuronal protein 6 isoform X2, which encodes MIILPLDWFPLNKPSAGDYFHMAYNIITPLLLLKLIERSPKTLPNSVIYISIMTFVMGASIHLVGDSVNHRLIFSGYQLHLSVRDNPIMQNLQPPTLVDFFELLYYYDEYLGHSMWYIPFFLILFIYFSGCFTNVKRESEMPLSAWSLLLPSSLYYWYLVTEGQIFIIFIFTFFAMLALILHQKRKGLRLDSNGLFLLLSFSVTLFLIAVWIIWLWNDKILRKKYPGVIYIPEPWAFYTLYINSLH